A section of the Mangifera indica cultivar Alphonso chromosome 12, CATAS_Mindica_2.1, whole genome shotgun sequence genome encodes:
- the LOC123193262 gene encoding UDP-glycosyltransferase 76F1-like, which translates to MDNQTNTQMNQRKGRRLVLFPLPFQGHINPMLQLANILHSQGFSISIIHTNFNSPNPSNYPHFTFHFITENLSETEAYTTDLAVLVQLLNTKCVEPFQDCLTKLLSDVEEEPVACLISDAIFPFTQAVAENLKLPRMVLRTGGASSFVVFTAFPFLKERGYLPIQDSKLEEPVVELPPLKVKDIPAIKSRSAETIYELIDGMVDGAKASSGVIWNTFEDLEQSALANLRQQFSVPMFPIGPFHKCFPASTSSLLTQDQSCICWLEKQSPKSVIYVSFGSLAAIKENEFLEIAWGLANSKQPFLWVVRPGLTNGCKWLEPLPSGFLEMIDGRGYIVKWAPQQEVLAHPAVGAFWTHNGWNSTLESICEGVPMICMPCFTDQRVNARYVSDVWKVGVQLEINGLDRDKIEKTIRRIMVEKEGEEFRGRILCLKEKADICLRQGGASSESLNSLVSHILSLDSITFNTH; encoded by the exons ATGGATAACCAAACCAACACACAGATGAATCAAAGAAAGGGGCGGAGATTGGTTCTATTTCCTCTGCCGTTTCAAGGCCACATAAATCCAATGCTTCAACTGGCAAACATTCTTCACTCTCAAGGCTTCTCCATATCCATAATACACACAAACTTCAACTCTCCAAACCCTTCAAATTACCCACACTTCACTTTCCATTTCATTACTGAAAATTTATCTGAAACTGAAGCTTACACTACAGATCTTGCCGTTCTTGTTCAGCTGCTTAACACAAAATGTGTAGAGCCTTTTCAGGATTGCTTAACTAAGTTGTTGTCAGATGTTGAAGAGGAGCCAGTTGCTTGCTTGATCTCAGATGCTATATTTCCCTTCACTCAAGCCGTTGCTGAAAATCTCAAACTCCCTAGGATGGTGCTAAGAACCGGAGGTGCTTCCTCCTTTGTTGTTTTTACTGCTTTTCCATTTCTAAAAGAAAGAGGGTATCTCCCCATTCAAG ATTCTAAATTAGAAGAACCTGTGGTAGAGCTTCCTCCTCTTAAGGTAAAAGATATTCCAGCGATCAAATCGCGGTCTGCAGAAACAATTTATGAACTAATAGATGGCATGGTTGATGGAGCCAAGGCCTCTTCAGGAGTTATTTGGAATACATTTGAAGATCTTGAACAATCAGCACTGGCAAATCTTCGCCAACAATTCTCCGTCCCTATGTTTCCAATAGGTCCATTTCACAAATGCTTTCCGGCCTCTACAAGTAGCTTGTTGACACAAGATCAAAGCTGCATTTGCTGGCTAGAGAAACAATCACCCAAGTCAGTAATCTACGTGAGCTTTGGAAGTCTTGCTGCaatcaaagaaaatgaatttttagaaATAGCATGGGGGCTAGCTAATAGCAAGCAGCCATTTTTGTGGGTGGTTCGACCTGGATTAACCAATGGTTGTAAGTGGCTCGAACCATTACCAAGTGGGTTCCTGGAAATGATCGATGGAAGAGGATATATTGTGAAATGGGCTCCACAACAAGAGGTGTTAGCCCACCCTGCTGTTGGAGCATTTTGGACTCACAATGGGTGGAATTCAACATTGGAGAGCATCTGTGAAGGTGTTCCGATGATTTGTATGCCTTGTTTCACTGACCAAAGAGTCAATGCAAGATATGTAAGTGATGTTTGGAAAGTTGGGGTGCAATTGGAGATTAATGGTCTTGATAGAGATAAGATTGAGAAGACAATTAGAAGAATAATGGTGGAGAAAGAAGGAGAAGAATTCAGAGGCAGAATTTTGTGCTTGAAGGAGAAGGCTGATATTTGTTTGAGGCAGGGTGGTGCTTCAAGCGAATCCTTGAACAGCTTGGTTAGCCACATTTTATCATTAGATTCAATCACTTTCAACACTCATTAA
- the LOC123193263 gene encoding UDP-glycosyltransferase 76B1-like, producing MENQRESGMKERKKRRVILFPLPLQGHINPMLQLANILYDKGLSITVIHTNFNSPNSSNYPHFHFCSIPDGLLELGASSSDVVALTTHLNVNCVVPFRDCLDKLLSNVEEEESTACLITDAACHFTHAVADSLNLPRIVLRTSSIASLLAFAATSLLHEKGYFPIEDLGSEAPMPEFPSLRVKDIPLIHTQDEENFYQLLISMITQIKASSGLIWNSFQELEQDTLKTLEHDFRIPIFTIGPFHKYLPASSSSLLSQDTSSISWLDKQAPKSVLYVSFGSIVAFNETEFLEIAWGLAGSGVPFLWVVRPGLIRGYEWLEPLPKGFLEKLDGRAHIVKWAPQQEVLAHPATGGFWTHNGWNSTLESICEGVPMICQPCFGDQLVNARYVSHIWRVGLHLENRLKRGEIERVIRRVILEAEGKEMRDRIMDLKKKVDVSLRQGGSAYQSLESLISYIESF from the exons ATGGAGAACCAAAGAGAGTCTGGTatgaaagaaaggaagaaacgCCGAGTGATTCTGTTTCCACTGCCTTTGCAAGGTCACATAAACCCCATGCTTCAGCTTGCAAATATTCTCTATGACAAAGGCCTTTCCATAACTGTAATTCACACCAACTTCAACTCCCCAAACTCTTCCAACTACCCTCACTTCCATTTCTGCTCAATCCCAGATGGCTTATTGGAACTGGGAGCCTCTAGCTCGGATGTCGTAGCACTTACAACACACCTCAATGTTAATTGTGTGGTGCCTTTTCGGGATTGCTTGGATAAGTTGCTGTCAAATGTTGAAGAGGAAGAGTCTACTGCCTGCCTAATAACAGATGCCGCCTGCCATTTCACTCATGCTGTGGCCGATAGCCTTAACCTTCCGAGGATAGTACTACGAACCAGTAGTATCGCTTCTCTTCTTGCTTTTGCTGCCACTTCACTTCTACATGAAAAGGGTTACTTCCCCATTGAAG ATCTTGGATCGGAAGCACCAATGCCAGAATTTCCATCATTAAGGGTGAAAGACATTCCTTTGATTCACACACAAGATGAAGagaatttttatcaattattaatcaGCATGATCACTCAGATCAAGGCCTCCTCAGGATTAATATGGAACTCCTTTCAGGAGCTTGAGCAAGATACGCTGAAGACATTGGAACATGACTTTCGCATACCAATATTCACAATAGGCCCCTTTCACAAGTATTTGCCAGCTTCTTCAAGTAGCTTACTATCCCAAGACACAAGTTCAATTTCTTGGTTAGACAAACAGGCCCCTAAATCAGTACTTTATGTAAGCTTCGGCAGCATTGTGGCCTTTAATGAGACTGAATTTCTGGAGATAGCTTGGGGTTTAGCAGGTAGCGGGGTACCGTTTTTGTGGGTGGTTAGACCGGGATTAATCCGTGGATATGAATGGCTTGAGCCACTGCCAAAGGGGTTCCTGGAAAAGCTAGATGGAAGGGCACATATAGTGAAATGGGCTCCCCAACAAGAAGTGCTTGCTCATCCTGCAACAGGAGGATTTTGGACACATAATGGTTGGAATTCCACATTGGAGAGTATATGCGAAGGGGTACCAATGATTTGCCAGCCTTGTTTTGGTGATCAATTGGTGAATGCAAGATATGTGAGTCATATTTGGAGAGTTGGGTTGCACTTAGAAAATCGCCTGAAGAGAGGGGAGATAGAAAGAGTAATTAGAAGAGTAATCCTGGAGGCTGAAGGTAAGGAAATGAGGGATAGAATTATGGATTTAAAGAAGAAAGTGGATGTTTCACTAAGGCAAGGAGGTTCTGCATATCAATCACTAGAGAGCTTGATTAGTTACATAGAATCCTTCTAG